CTAGGTAATGTTAAACAAATTAAAAAATTAGCACAAATGATGTGTGTCGGAAACTTCTGTAAAGAACTAGTAAACATACAAAAAACAGCTACCATGAGGGAAATGTACTATGTATCAGAAGGATGGGATGTTGGATTTGATAACCAGCAGGAATCAAACAACATTACTGAAGATATAGAAGTAACATTAGGAGTATCACGTGAAAACCTAGGATTACTCCCTGAAGAAGATGGAGCATCTGTATATGGTGATATCACACTACGTGATGATGACGTAGAATTCAATGCATTAAGACTAGGAAAAGCAGGATATACTATTCCACCAACAATAGATGATGTAGAATTTGTAGATTCTAATGTTGAAAGAATTATTGCAGTGGAAACTATGGGAATGTATCACCGTATGGTTCAAGAAAAAGCATATGACCGTTTTAATACATTAATTGTAGGATTAAAAGGACAAGCTGCACGTGCAACACGTAGATTTATCAGAAGAGCTAGTGATGAGCTACAAGTCCCAGTATATATTTGTAACGACGGAGACCCATGGGGTTTCCACATTGCTATGGTAATTATATCAGGTAGTGCAAAATTAGCACACGTAAACCATGACCTTGCTACACCAGATGCAAAATTTTTAGGTGTAACAGCATCAGACATTATTAATTACGATTTACCAACTGACAAACTAAAAGATATAGATGTAACACGTCTAAAAGAATTAGCAGCAGACCCTAGATATAAAGGAGAATTCTGGCAGACGGAAATCAAAAAAATGATTAAACTAGGACGAAAAGCAGAGCAACAGTCATTCTCCAAATATGGTTTAGAATATATTGTAGATACATACTTCCCTAACAAAATAAGTGCTATTGAAGGAAAACCTCTGGAATAGGCTTAAAACTAGGTATATGATTAGTTATATTATCTAATCATATCATTTTTAGGAGAGGATAGTATGAGTTTTAAAAACATGCTAAAAGGAAAAAGTATTGCTTTAACTATCTTAATGATTATAGCTTGTTCATTATTAACTAATGATAATAGTTTTATAATACCCACAATACTTTTCATAGGAATAATCTCTGGTATAATGCTTCATGTTAACATAAAGGAAACATTACTTAATTCTTTTATCGCTTTTATTATCGGATCAATAATTGCATTTATTGTATCCCTAATAACCGTATATTATACGTATGGTGGTTTATATGCTATAGCAGTTGTACAGTACTCTCTTATTAGTATAATAACATATATTATTATTGGATGTATTGGTAGCTACATAGGATATTATGTATCAGAAGAATTAGGATTATTAAATCAAAAATAAATAAAAAAACACTCTTTTATCAATGAAAAAACTTATGAATCTATATATAAAATAAGATAAAAAGTATTAGAAAGGAGTTAGTAAATATGGATTTTAACAAAGTAACCCAAGGAAAAGCTGTACCTTTAGGAATAATAATTATCATAATCACTTACTTAATAAGTGGTTCAAGTTCAAGTATATTACCATTTATATTTATTACAGGAATACTTGTTGGAATTATGAAAAATGAAGAAGTAGCCGAATCAACAGTAGCAGCATTTCTCAGTACACTTATTGGTGCAGTAGTAGCTACCGTAATTTCATTAATAATGATGTACATGTCATACGGACCAATATACTTCACATACATGTTATACTCATCATTATACTCATTAGTATTTTACATCATAGCAGGTACCATTGGTGGTGTAATAGGCTACTATGTATATCAGGAATTAGATATTAAAAAATAAAGAATATTATTATAATTCCACACACTTTTTTTCTCTTTTTTAAATTCAATGAATTCTATTATAAAAAAATTATATTCAACTATTTTATAGAGGTATTCACTAAAAAACAGTAAAATTTTAAAATAAATTTATAAACATCATAATTCTTATATAGTAATATAACTGAAAAAAATTTTTAGAAACGATAATCTTTCTAATATAAACTCTTAAAATATCAAGGGATTATAATATTTTTTTACAGGGATGTTACATTATGAAAAATATTGGAATAAATGGATATGGAACCATAGGTAAAAGAGTTGCAGATGCTGTATCTGCTCAAGATGACATGAAAATTGTTGGAGTAACAAAAAGATCTCCTGATTTCGAGGCACAGATGGCTGTTAAAAAAGGATATGATTTATACCTCAGTGCTCCTGAAAAAGAAAGTCAATTTGAAGAAGCAGGTATTGAAGTATCAGGTACTGCAGATGAATTATTTGAAAAATTAGACCTAGTTGTGGATTGTACACCAGGAGGTATTGGTTCACAGAACAAAACAGATATCTATGAAAAAATAGGATTAAAAGCCATATTTGAGGGTGGCGAAGATCATGATGCAATAGGTTCATCTTTCAATGCTGAGGCAAACTATGAAAGTAACATAGGCAAAGATTACGTACGTGTAGTTTCCTGTAACACCACAGGATTATGTCGTACACTTAAACCAGTATATGATTTAGCAGGTATTAAAAAAGTTAGAGCTGTAATGGTAAGAAGAGCAGCAGACCCTAATGATGCTAAAAAAGGACCTATAAATGCTATTGTTCCGACAACTGAAGTTCCATCACATCACGGACCCGATGTACAAACAATCATACCTGATGTTACTGTAATAACCATGGCTTTAATGGTTCCGACCACACTTATGCACACACATAATATAATGGTTGAATTAGAGAACAATGTAACAACAGATGATGTGCTTG
This genomic interval from Candidatus Methanosphaera massiliense contains the following:
- a CDS encoding DNA topoisomerase IV subunit A — its product is MKHKEIALNKLRGMGDEVLEEILQERVPSLQIPSRGTGNIIYNEDKRYFELGDRTGTRSLGNVKQIKKLAQMMCVGNFCKELVNIQKTATMREMYYVSEGWDVGFDNQQESNNITEDIEVTLGVSRENLGLLPEEDGASVYGDITLRDDDVEFNALRLGKAGYTIPPTIDDVEFVDSNVERIIAVETMGMYHRMVQEKAYDRFNTLIVGLKGQAARATRRFIRRASDELQVPVYICNDGDPWGFHIAMVIISGSAKLAHVNHDLATPDAKFLGVTASDIINYDLPTDKLKDIDVTRLKELAADPRYKGEFWQTEIKKMIKLGRKAEQQSFSKYGLEYIVDTYFPNKISAIEGKPLE
- a CDS encoding DUF5518 domain-containing protein, with the translated sequence MSFKNMLKGKSIALTILMIIACSLLTNDNSFIIPTILFIGIISGIMLHVNIKETLLNSFIAFIIGSIIAFIVSLITVYYTYGGLYAIAVVQYSLISIITYIIIGCIGSYIGYYVSEELGLLNQK
- a CDS encoding DUF5518 domain-containing protein, producing the protein MDFNKVTQGKAVPLGIIIIIITYLISGSSSSILPFIFITGILVGIMKNEEVAESTVAAFLSTLIGAVVATVISLIMMYMSYGPIYFTYMLYSSLYSLVFYIIAGTIGGVIGYYVYQELDIKK
- a CDS encoding phosphorylating glyceraldehyde-3-phosphate dehydrogenase codes for the protein MKNIGINGYGTIGKRVADAVSAQDDMKIVGVTKRSPDFEAQMAVKKGYDLYLSAPEKESQFEEAGIEVSGTADELFEKLDLVVDCTPGGIGSQNKTDIYEKIGLKAIFEGGEDHDAIGSSFNAEANYESNIGKDYVRVVSCNTTGLCRTLKPVYDLAGIKKVRAVMVRRAADPNDAKKGPINAIVPTTEVPSHHGPDVQTIIPDVTVITMALMVPTTLMHTHNIMVELENNVTTDDVLDAFKEAYRVLPIQKSLKLGSTAEIMEYAKDLGRSRGNMYEIPVWEESVNVEDGELFYMQAVHQESDVVPENVDAIRAMLELEDDGEKSIIKTNKAMGIL